In Sander lucioperca isolate FBNREF2018 chromosome 12, SLUC_FBN_1.2, whole genome shotgun sequence, one DNA window encodes the following:
- the sars1 gene encoding serine--tRNA ligase, cytoplasmic: MVLDLDLFRTDKGGDPEIIRETQRKRFKDVTLVDKLVAADTEWRKCRFTADNLNKAKNLCSKSIGERMKRKEPVGDDESLPEEAQNVESLTAETLSPLTVTQIKKVRLLVDEAVEKCDSERMKLEAERFEYLREIGNLLHPSVPISNDEDADNKVERTWGDCSVQKKYSHVDLVVMIDGFDGERGAVVAGSRGYFLKGPLVFLEQALITYALRILHSKNYTMLYTPFFMRKEVMQEVAQLSQFDEELYKVIGKSSEKSDDNSVDEKYLIATSEQPIAAFLRDEWLKPEDLPIRYAGFSTCFRQEVGSHGRDTRGIFRVHQFEKIEQFIYASPHDGKSWEMFDEMIGTAEEFYQSLGIPYRIVNIVSGALNHAASKKLDLEAWFPGSGAFRELVSCSNCTDYQARRLRIRYGQTKKMMDKAEFVHMLNATMCATTRVMCAILENYQTEEGIVIPEMLRPFMPPGLTEIIKFVKPAPIDQEMSKKAKKQQDGGGKKKKQGGGDQNLPNAMETMSVNDS, from the exons GCCGCTTCACTGCAGACAACCTGAACAAAGCTAAGAACCTTTGCAGCAAGAGCATTGGGGAGAGAATGAAG AGGAAGGAACCAGTTGGGGATGATGAGTCTCTACCTGAGGAAGCACAGAACGTGGAGTCCCTAACAGCTGAAACTCTATCG CCCCTGACGGTAACCCAGATCAAGAAGGTGCGTTTGTTAGTGGACGAGGCGGTGGAGAAATGTGACAGTGAGAGGATGAAGCTGGAGGCGGAGCGCTTCGAGTACCTGAGGGAGATCGGCAACCTTCTGCACCCATCCGTACCCATCAGCAATGACGAG GATGCAGACAACAAGGTGGAGCGTACCTGGGGCGACTGCAGCGTCCAGAAGAAGTACTCCCATGTGGATTTGGTGGTCATGATCGATGGCTTTGATGGAGAGAGGGGAGCTGTTGTGGCTGGGAGCAGAGGTTACTTTCTGAAG GGGCCGCTGGTGTTCCTGGAGCAGGCTCTGATCACTTACGCCTTAAGGATCCTCCACAGCAAGAACTACACCATGCTCTACACACCCTTCTTCATGAGGAAAGAGGTCATGCAGGAAGTCGCCCAGCTCAGCCAGTTTGACGAAGAGCTTTACAAG GTCATCGGTAAGAGCAGTGAGAAGTCGGACGACAACTCCGTAGACGAGAAGTACCTCATCGCCACCTCGGAGCAGCCCATCGCAGCCTTCCTGAGGGACGAGTGGCTCAAACCCGAGGACCTGCCCATCCGCTACGCCGGCTTCTCCACCTGCTTCAGACAGGAAGTGGGCTCCCATGGCCGAGACACCCGCGGGATCTTCAGGGTGCACCAGTTTGAGAAG ATTGAGCAGTTCATCTATGCCTCCCCACATGACGGCAAATCCTGGGAGATGTTTGATGAGATGATCGGGACGGCAGAAGAGTTCTACCAGTCACTCGGAATTCCCTATCGCATCGTCAACATCGTCTCGG GTGCTCTAAATCACGCGGCCAGTAAGAAGCTGGATCTGGAGGCCTGGTTCCCTGGCTCTGGGGCCTTCAGAGAGCTGGTCTCCTGCTCCAACTGCACCGACTACCAGGCCAGGCGCCTCCGCATCCGCTACGGACAGACCAAGAAGATGATGGACAAG gctGAGTTTGTGCACATGTTGAACGCAACCATGTGCGCCACCACGCGCGTGATGTGTGCCATCCTGGAGAATTACCAAACCGAAGAAGGCATCGTTATTCCAGAGATGCTCAGGCCGTTCATGCCTCCTG GTTTGACAGAGATCATTAAGTTCGTCAAGCCCGCTCCTATCGACCAGGAGATGTCTAAGAAAGCAAAGAAACAGCAAGATGGAggggggaagaagaagaagcagggaGGAGGAGACCAGAACCTGCCCAACGCCATGGAGACCATGTCCGTCAACGACTCATAG